Proteins encoded in a region of the Corallococcus caeni genome:
- a CDS encoding TIGR00366 family protein, which yields METLVRLAEGLGRFSARFVPSAFAIAVLLTLLTMALALGWVGAAPPAVLDAWGGGFWELLTFSMQMALVMFTGYLLALTAPVKALLEKVARLPQSPRSATALMAAVSMALAYFNWGLSLVASAMLVRFIARRRPDVDYRLLVACAYFGLGATWHAGLSASAPLLVATPGHFLEKQLGVIPIDRTLFSPFNVGLTLAAVALLTALAWALHPSPERTVRVEPAVLEKLGDFVPPRKPQGRLSPAEWLDHAWLLNALFGVLGLLWFARHLWLNGGWKALNLNVVNFTFLTLAVLLHGTPARLLKASEEAASVLHGIVLQFPLYAGIYGIFKATGLTDRIGELFVSLSTRETFPAIVYLYSGVVNYFVPSGGSKWAIEAPYLLDAAGRLGVAPEKVVLAYAWGDMATDLIQPFWALPLLAVARLEFKDILGFLLVAFLAYLPLVTLGFFLFG from the coding sequence GTGGAAACCCTCGTCCGGCTCGCCGAAGGCCTGGGCCGCTTCTCCGCGCGCTTCGTCCCCAGCGCCTTCGCCATCGCCGTGCTGCTCACCCTGCTGACCATGGCGCTGGCCCTGGGCTGGGTGGGGGCCGCGCCGCCGGCGGTGCTGGACGCGTGGGGCGGCGGCTTCTGGGAGCTGCTCACCTTCTCCATGCAGATGGCCCTCGTGATGTTCACTGGCTATCTGCTCGCGCTCACCGCCCCTGTGAAGGCCCTGCTGGAGAAGGTCGCCCGCCTGCCCCAGAGCCCCCGGAGCGCCACCGCGCTGATGGCGGCGGTGTCCATGGCGCTCGCGTACTTCAACTGGGGTCTGTCGCTGGTGGCCAGCGCCATGCTGGTGCGCTTCATCGCGCGCAGGCGCCCGGACGTGGACTACCGGCTGCTGGTGGCGTGCGCCTACTTCGGGCTGGGCGCCACGTGGCACGCGGGGCTGTCCGCGTCCGCCCCGCTGCTGGTCGCGACGCCGGGGCACTTCCTGGAGAAGCAGCTGGGGGTCATCCCCATCGACCGGACGCTGTTCTCCCCCTTCAACGTGGGCCTCACGCTGGCCGCGGTGGCGCTGCTCACGGCGCTGGCGTGGGCGCTGCACCCGTCGCCTGAGCGCACCGTGCGCGTGGAGCCCGCGGTGCTGGAGAAGCTGGGCGACTTCGTCCCGCCGCGGAAGCCTCAAGGCCGCCTGAGCCCCGCGGAGTGGTTGGATCACGCGTGGCTGCTCAACGCCCTCTTCGGCGTGCTGGGGCTGCTGTGGTTCGCGCGGCACCTGTGGCTGAACGGCGGTTGGAAGGCGCTCAACCTCAACGTGGTGAACTTCACCTTCCTCACGCTGGCGGTGCTGCTGCACGGCACGCCGGCCCGGCTGCTCAAGGCGAGCGAGGAGGCCGCGAGCGTGCTGCACGGCATCGTGCTGCAGTTCCCGCTGTACGCGGGCATCTACGGCATCTTCAAGGCCACGGGGCTCACGGACCGCATCGGGGAGCTGTTCGTGTCGCTGTCCACGCGGGAGACCTTCCCCGCCATCGTGTACCTCTACAGCGGCGTGGTGAACTACTTCGTGCCCTCTGGCGGCTCCAAGTGGGCCATTGAAGCGCCCTACCTGCTGGACGCGGCGGGGAGGCTGGGCGTGGCGCCGGAGAAGGTGGTGCTGGCGTACGCCTGGGGGGACATGGCCACCGACCTCATCCAGCCCTTCTGGGCGCTGCCGCTGCTGGCCGTGGCGCGGTTGGAGTTCAAGGACATCCTCGGCTTCCTCCTGGTGGCCTTCCTCGCGTACCTGCCGCTGGTGACGCTGGGCTTCTTCCTGTTCGGATAG